In one window of Halofilum ochraceum DNA:
- a CDS encoding DUF2878 domain-containing protein: MTAGKPSLPLILWNIVSINIGWFTCVLGAANGYIWLGPLVVAVLVAIHLKLIPARRRELATLAAAALFGYAIDSAMVLAGVFDFPAQARVGAPSTVWMVALWVNFAMALNVALHWLQRSYLLAALLGAVGGPMAYFSGTQFGGLLAPEGVAVLIGAVAVQWAIATPLVVAGAARIGRWAGQPVPAEATGARG, encoded by the coding sequence ATGACCGCCGGCAAACCGAGCCTGCCGCTCATATTGTGGAATATCGTCTCCATCAACATCGGCTGGTTTACCTGTGTGCTCGGCGCGGCCAACGGCTACATCTGGCTGGGTCCACTGGTCGTCGCGGTGCTCGTGGCGATCCATCTCAAGCTCATCCCGGCCCGACGCCGTGAACTGGCCACGCTGGCCGCGGCCGCGCTGTTCGGCTATGCGATCGATTCCGCGATGGTGCTGGCCGGGGTATTCGACTTCCCCGCCCAGGCGCGCGTCGGCGCGCCGTCGACGGTCTGGATGGTCGCTCTGTGGGTGAACTTCGCGATGGCCCTGAACGTGGCCCTGCACTGGCTGCAGCGCAGCTACCTGCTGGCGGCGCTCCTCGGGGCCGTCGGCGGCCCGATGGCCTACTTCAGTGGCACCCAGTTCGGTGGCCTGCTGGCACCGGAGGGGGTCGCCGTGCTGATCGGCGCCGTCGCCGTCCAGTGGGCGATCGCGACCCCGCTGGTCGTCGCGGGTGCCGCCCGCATCGGCCGCTGGGCCGGCCAACCCGTGCCGGCGGAAGCCACGGGGGCCCGCGGATGA
- a CDS encoding SAM-dependent methyltransferase — MSTTALSAFGATRPLDRLARQLLHRRLDGLAEGRLHIADADGEATFGQDAVPAARIRVHAPRFYRRMVFGGALGAAASWIDGDWDCDRLADLFRILIRSRAATGRFDRGGIAGLATAIARIAQRARANTPGGSRRNIRDHYDLGNDLFRLFLDESMTYSSGVFESAEATLEQAQTAKLDRICRKLGLQPEHQVLEIGTGWGSFALHAAKHYGCHVTTTTISAEQHALAAERIREAGLEDRITLLQSDYRDLTGQYDRLVSIEMIEAVGREYLETFFRACSDRLRPDGAMLLQVITTSDREYETYRRSVDFIQRYVFPGSHCPAPKALFAAIGQVGDLRPVHLEDLSADYAETLRHWRDRFHAAADQVRALGYPERFLRLWDFYLQYCEAGFDERHIGDLQLLLAKPRNTEPAIRPAIRESA; from the coding sequence TTGAGCACGACCGCGCTGTCCGCGTTCGGCGCCACCCGTCCACTCGATCGCCTGGCGCGGCAACTGCTGCACCGCCGCCTTGACGGGCTCGCGGAGGGCCGGCTGCATATCGCGGATGCCGATGGCGAGGCCACGTTCGGCCAGGATGCCGTCCCCGCCGCACGCATCCGCGTCCACGCACCGCGCTTCTACCGCCGCATGGTCTTTGGTGGTGCGCTCGGCGCGGCCGCGAGCTGGATCGATGGCGACTGGGACTGCGACCGGCTGGCGGATCTGTTCCGTATCCTGATCCGCAGCCGCGCGGCGACGGGCCGGTTCGACCGGGGCGGCATCGCCGGCCTCGCCACCGCGATCGCCCGCATCGCGCAGCGAGCGCGCGCCAACACGCCTGGCGGCAGCCGGCGGAACATCCGCGATCATTACGACCTGGGCAACGACCTCTTCCGCCTGTTCCTCGACGAGTCGATGACCTATTCGTCCGGGGTCTTCGAGAGCGCCGAAGCCACCCTGGAGCAGGCGCAGACCGCGAAACTCGACCGCATCTGTCGCAAGCTGGGTCTGCAACCGGAACATCAAGTCCTCGAGATCGGCACCGGCTGGGGCAGTTTCGCGCTGCACGCCGCGAAGCACTACGGCTGCCACGTCACGACGACCACGATCTCGGCGGAACAGCACGCCCTCGCGGCCGAGCGCATCCGTGAGGCGGGTCTCGAAGACCGCATTACCCTGCTGCAGTCGGATTACCGCGACCTCACGGGCCAGTACGACCGGCTCGTATCGATCGAGATGATCGAAGCCGTCGGCCGCGAATACCTCGAGACGTTCTTCCGTGCGTGCAGCGATCGCCTGCGCCCGGACGGGGCCATGCTGCTGCAGGTGATCACCACGAGCGACCGGGAATACGAAACCTACCGGCGCTCGGTCGACTTCATCCAGCGCTACGTCTTTCCCGGCAGCCACTGCCCGGCCCCGAAGGCCCTGTTCGCTGCCATCGGCCAGGTCGGCGATCTGCGCCCAGTGCACCTGGAAGACCTGTCGGCGGACTACGCGGAGACGCTGCGCCACTGGCGCGACCGCTTCCACGCGGCGGCCGATCAGGTACGGGCGCTGGGCTACCCCGAGCGCTTCCTGCGGCTGTGGGACTTCTATCTGCAGTACTGCGAGGCCGGCTTCGATGAGCGTCATATAGGCGACCTGCAGCTGCTGCTCGCCAAACCGCGAAATACGGAACCGGCGATTCGTCCAGCCATTCGGGAATCCGCATGA
- a CDS encoding SAM-dependent methyltransferase has protein sequence MSANPMLATAIDWMERERIPDSAIRAGIRRLCEARRRQETAGDCEQRLARQQAFIRGMDAGPIAPVPEKANEQHYELPAEFFRHVLGHRLKYSGCRFDPPGVGLDQAEDTSLAATCEHANLADGQRVLELGCGWGSLTLWMAEHYPSSRITAVSNSAPQRAFIEARAAERGLDNVRVVTADMNDFEPDDGPFDRVVSIEMFEHMRNWRLLLERISGWLRPGGQLLVHVFCHRECSYEFQPEGDANWMGRHFFTGGIMPADGLMTTFQDHLHHRGQWRWNGRHYAATANAWLANMDARRAEIMPVLEAAYGADAQRWCQRWRVFFMACAELFGLRDGEEWWVVHHLMEKPGHD, from the coding sequence ATGAGCGCGAACCCGATGCTCGCGACGGCGATCGATTGGATGGAACGCGAGCGGATCCCGGACAGCGCCATCCGCGCCGGCATCCGACGGCTCTGTGAGGCACGCCGACGGCAGGAAACCGCCGGCGACTGCGAGCAGCGGCTGGCGCGACAGCAGGCGTTCATCCGCGGCATGGATGCCGGTCCGATCGCGCCGGTGCCGGAGAAGGCGAACGAGCAGCACTACGAACTGCCGGCCGAGTTCTTCCGGCACGTGCTCGGCCATCGCCTGAAGTACAGCGGCTGTCGTTTCGACCCACCTGGAGTCGGTCTCGATCAGGCCGAGGACACATCATTGGCCGCGACCTGCGAGCACGCCAACCTCGCCGACGGTCAACGGGTGCTGGAACTCGGCTGCGGCTGGGGTTCGCTGACCCTGTGGATGGCGGAACACTATCCATCGAGCCGCATCACCGCGGTATCCAATTCCGCGCCGCAGCGCGCCTTCATCGAGGCACGCGCCGCGGAACGCGGGCTGGACAACGTGCGCGTCGTAACCGCCGACATGAACGACTTCGAGCCCGACGATGGCCCGTTCGATCGGGTCGTGTCGATCGAGATGTTCGAGCACATGCGTAACTGGCGCCTGCTGCTGGAGCGGATCAGCGGCTGGCTGCGCCCCGGCGGGCAGCTGCTCGTGCACGTATTCTGCCACCGCGAGTGCAGCTACGAATTCCAGCCCGAGGGCGATGCCAACTGGATGGGCCGGCATTTCTTCACCGGCGGCATCATGCCGGCCGATGGCCTGATGACGACCTTCCAGGACCACCTGCACCACCGCGGCCAATGGCGCTGGAACGGCCGCCACTATGCCGCCACGGCCAACGCCTGGCTGGCGAACATGGATGCCCGCAGGGCCGAGATCATGCCGGTACTGGAAGCGGCCTATGGCGCCGACGCCCAGCGCTGGTGCCAGCGCTGGCGGGTCTTTTTCATGGCCTGCGCCGAGCTATTCGGCCTGCGCGACGGCGAGGAATGGTGGGTAGTGCATCATCTCATGGAGAAGCCCGGGCATGACTGA